A region from the Sandaracinus amylolyticus genome encodes:
- the tsaD gene encoding tRNA (adenosine(37)-N6)-threonylcarbamoyltransferase complex transferase subunit TsaD, protein MRVLGIESSCDETAAAIVEDGGRVIADVVASQVAVHAPYGGVVPELASRAHLANVAPVIAKALEAVPGGLDAIDGIAVTRGPGLLGALLVGMSAGKAMAWSRNLPIVYVDHLVAHLLAVYLQRDLQPGQEVATPEMPFVALLASGGHTAIYEVRAHDDVELIGQTRDDAAGEAFDKAAKLLGLGYPGGPVIDRLAKLGDRSKVELPLPMPSTKRLDFSFSGLKTAIARHVEKHGAPKDERELADVCAAFQHAVVEVLARKSVAACKQRRIPRLVLAGGVAANAGLRARTTQLATSVGVKVFVPPIASCTDNAAMIAYAGYLRLARGERDALDVTAYSKSPDLRRGKILER, encoded by the coding sequence ATGCGAGTGTTGGGCATCGAGTCGTCGTGCGACGAGACCGCGGCGGCGATCGTGGAGGACGGCGGTCGCGTGATCGCCGACGTGGTCGCGAGCCAGGTCGCGGTGCACGCGCCCTACGGCGGCGTGGTGCCCGAGCTCGCGTCGCGCGCGCACCTCGCGAACGTCGCGCCGGTGATCGCGAAGGCGCTCGAGGCAGTGCCCGGTGGGCTCGACGCGATCGACGGCATCGCGGTCACGCGCGGGCCCGGGTTGCTCGGCGCGCTGCTCGTCGGCATGAGCGCGGGCAAGGCGATGGCCTGGTCGCGCAACCTGCCGATCGTCTACGTCGATCACCTCGTCGCGCACTTGCTCGCGGTCTACCTGCAGCGCGACCTGCAGCCCGGCCAAGAGGTCGCGACGCCCGAGATGCCTTTCGTCGCGCTGCTCGCGAGCGGCGGGCACACCGCGATCTACGAGGTGCGCGCGCACGACGACGTCGAGCTGATCGGACAGACGCGCGACGACGCGGCGGGCGAGGCGTTCGACAAGGCGGCGAAGCTGCTCGGGCTCGGCTATCCGGGCGGCCCGGTCATCGATCGGCTCGCGAAGCTGGGTGATCGATCGAAGGTCGAGCTGCCGCTGCCGATGCCGAGCACGAAGCGCCTCGACTTCTCGTTCTCGGGGCTCAAGACCGCGATCGCGCGGCACGTCGAGAAGCACGGCGCGCCGAAGGACGAGCGCGAGCTCGCCGACGTGTGCGCGGCGTTCCAGCACGCGGTGGTCGAGGTGCTCGCGCGCAAGAGCGTCGCGGCGTGCAAGCAGCGCCGCATCCCGCGGCTCGTGCTCGCGGGCGGCGTCGCGGCGAACGCGGGGCTGCGGGCGCGCACGACCCAGCTCGCGACGAGCGTCGGCGTGAAGGTGTTCGTGCCGCCGATCGCGAGCTGCACCGACAACGCGGCGATGATCGCGTACGCGGGCTATCTGCGCCTGGCGCGCGGCGAGCGCGACGCGCTCGACGTGACCGCGTACTCGAAGAGCCCCGACCTGCGGCGCGGGAAGATCCTGGAGCGCTGA
- a CDS encoding acyltransferase, which translates to MASIRSRIRAVLRTVAVERGIGFALYQRLVSNNDGRDHAEYLRRHGGLHSMGRDVMIVPGTTITDPAYTRIGNNVVLSKCALIGHDGSIGVLSRAYKRKLDRVGKIDIRDDVFIGFGAIVMPGVTIGPNAIVAAGAVVTRNVEPGTIVAGVPAREVGRVAELVDKLERESRDLPWWDLLARREGDIDPELEPELVRRRVAAFYGRGDAE; encoded by the coding sequence ATGGCTTCGATCCGGTCACGCATCCGCGCCGTGTTGCGCACCGTCGCGGTGGAGCGCGGCATCGGGTTCGCGCTCTACCAGCGCCTCGTCTCGAACAACGACGGGCGCGACCACGCCGAGTACCTCCGCCGCCACGGCGGCCTGCACTCGATGGGGCGCGACGTGATGATCGTCCCGGGCACGACGATCACGGACCCCGCGTACACGCGCATCGGCAACAACGTCGTGCTCAGCAAGTGCGCCCTGATCGGCCACGACGGCTCGATCGGCGTGCTCTCGCGCGCGTACAAGCGGAAGCTCGATCGCGTCGGCAAGATCGACATCCGAGACGACGTGTTCATCGGCTTCGGCGCGATCGTGATGCCCGGCGTGACCATCGGGCCCAACGCGATCGTCGCCGCGGGCGCGGTGGTGACGCGCAACGTGGAGCCCGGGACGATCGTCGCGGGCGTGCCGGCGCGCGAGGTCGGCCGCGTCGCGGAGCTCGTCGACAAGCTGGAGCGCGAGTCGCGCGATCTCCCGTGGTGGGATCTGCTCGCCCGCCGCGAGGGCGACATCGATCCCGAGCTCGAGCCCGAGCTGGTGCGCCGCCGCGTCGCCGCGTTCTACGGCCGCGGCGACGCTGAATGA
- a CDS encoding AAA family ATPase → MLTTLALEGWKSFGALVELPLARTTLLVGPNASGKSNVLDAIRFLQGIALDLPLTDVLRGSWDGGRQVWPGIRGAEVEAAHVGAGRFTLGTAWSDASSKIEHGVCVQTRPEVALAEEALFDGDGRVRYWFDTHAKTLGERKGLQAGGAIAVAIRATGAGGRNVSATYSASRSLLGQIEITERVDPRVVENARAVRARLRGITHVEIHPQLMRDPAPLHWKQMGASGEHVAAVLHSMSDAQRADLVDWISELCAPRVGAIDFDVVESVREVYFFLREQSGARISARSLSDGTLRFLGILVALLTAPEGSLIVLEEPDVGLHPARVHLLAEILESVPRERNIQVLATTHSPILLAHLSDEVLANVIAFDRDPSTGWSIAKRVGTLPHYPLLRDSEQRDHLIATGWLERAL, encoded by the coding sequence ATGCTGACCACGCTGGCGCTTGAGGGCTGGAAGAGCTTCGGCGCGCTCGTCGAGCTCCCGCTCGCACGGACCACGCTGCTCGTCGGGCCCAACGCGTCCGGCAAGAGCAACGTGCTCGACGCGATCCGTTTTCTCCAGGGGATTGCGCTCGACCTTCCGCTCACCGACGTCCTCCGCGGCAGCTGGGACGGCGGCCGCCAGGTGTGGCCTGGCATCCGCGGCGCGGAGGTCGAAGCAGCCCACGTCGGAGCCGGGCGTTTCACGCTCGGCACCGCGTGGTCCGATGCGTCGAGCAAGATCGAGCACGGGGTGTGCGTGCAGACGCGACCGGAGGTCGCGCTCGCGGAGGAAGCTCTCTTCGATGGCGATGGGCGCGTGCGCTACTGGTTCGACACGCACGCGAAGACGCTCGGCGAGCGCAAGGGGTTGCAGGCGGGCGGCGCGATCGCGGTGGCAATTCGCGCGACCGGCGCCGGCGGACGCAACGTGAGCGCCACGTACTCCGCGAGCCGCAGCTTGCTCGGGCAGATCGAAATCACCGAGCGCGTCGATCCTCGCGTGGTCGAGAACGCGCGCGCGGTGCGCGCGCGCCTGCGCGGCATCACGCACGTCGAGATCCATCCGCAGTTGATGCGAGACCCCGCGCCGCTCCACTGGAAGCAGATGGGCGCGTCCGGCGAGCACGTCGCGGCGGTGCTGCACTCGATGAGCGACGCTCAGCGCGCCGATCTCGTCGACTGGATCTCGGAGCTGTGCGCGCCGCGCGTCGGCGCGATCGACTTCGACGTGGTCGAGTCGGTACGCGAGGTCTACTTCTTCCTCCGCGAGCAGAGCGGGGCGCGCATCTCGGCGCGCAGCCTCAGCGATGGAACGCTGCGCTTCCTCGGAATCCTCGTCGCGCTGCTCACCGCACCCGAAGGGAGTCTCATCGTCCTCGAGGAGCCCGACGTGGGCCTGCACCCGGCTCGCGTCCATTTGCTCGCGGAGATCCTCGAGAGCGTGCCGCGCGAGCGAAACATCCAGGTGCTCGCGACGACGCACTCGCCGATCCTGCTCGCGCACCTCTCCGACGAGGTACTCGCGAACGTGATCGCGTTTGATCGCGACCCGTCGACGGGCTGGTCGATCGCCAAGCGCGTCGGGACACTCCCGCATTACCCGCTGCTCCGTGACAGTGAGCAGCGCGATCACCTGATTGCCACCGGCTGGCTGGAGCGCGCGCTGTGA
- a CDS encoding MopE-related protein, which produces MRTRFGLVVLVLACGAAVGGCADGGMDRGRDGGPAGDAARQFDGGGMPPPDAGGPLADAGTDGGPVDLVPLCGECVVDAQCGSVARCGPLSGGERVCLRLCVPEFNDCPRGFECAAYAPLDFAEVCLPVGSACCIDEDADGYGIGGSCLGLDCDDDDIARHPEAAELCDSADQDCDTHVDEQFTDCPVQRCDAVGSGTYEERGEAACTDGACVNPAAVACGLYTCDGGEDRGDFCATACAPEGGPEDDTRCIPAAHCDGTGCEEDYANGTACDEDSDCASSNCENGFCCGAGHVCCAADAHCPGYPGVGTVCGDPDECQGTRGMVSCNPTTFECETITGTPDDSACTSSVVADACGLYRDVVCTGAADQPDPACPTSCANDAACDDVAHCDAVGGSGFCFPDLPDGEACDEASDCASGHCQNGFCCATGDCCRFASECPARYGTAPTCDDQRACQGTRDAAVCLNSQCGTQVDVADDSACTTGVVADACGLYPTVRCTGAYEQSAPVCASGCTGDTECDESAHCDGGACVADQPAGTACDEASDCSSGYCSNGFCCGSGDCCAQASDCPASYRQASQCSTPGSCQGTRRDAVCNAASSCQIGDPVPDDSGCAGLESSSCGLFPSVRCTSASDQTSDQGSLCDVECLADTECDPGAFCNAMHTCQSQGNPGDSCAVSSQCQSGLSCVDGVCCSSACTGLCEACNVPGSVGTCAPVPAGQDPASECGGFDCSSYFAGWTSDVCRERSPAGGAAVSCDGSRACQTPAQVCPLQPAGDSRQTCDDNCQNPRSGSCAATTPPVCDNVDAGTTSCGVGQCRRTGVPICVGGADNVCTPGAPAAEVCNDLDDDCNGVADDNITASSVRAHEPNNSGGQASALTTITTDGASGSRSSSAVSQLYYDGDVDYFSVRVNEDGGSDCVTTCFDNEHSTLTVRFSVPAGAGSYRLCYASSATGTYGNCITVNGGTTGQVTFHGPSAGCVGSTNNSHTFYLRVDGVGAPRWECTNYQLEYSGDEAC; this is translated from the coding sequence ATGCGGACGCGCTTCGGCTTGGTGGTGCTCGTGCTGGCGTGTGGCGCGGCGGTGGGCGGTTGCGCCGATGGCGGCATGGACCGCGGACGCGACGGCGGCCCGGCAGGCGACGCGGCTCGGCAATTCGACGGAGGGGGCATGCCGCCGCCGGACGCCGGAGGTCCGCTCGCCGACGCCGGGACCGACGGCGGCCCGGTCGACCTGGTGCCGCTGTGCGGTGAGTGCGTCGTCGACGCGCAGTGCGGCTCGGTCGCGCGCTGCGGCCCGCTGAGCGGCGGCGAGCGCGTGTGCCTGCGCCTCTGCGTCCCCGAGTTCAACGACTGCCCGCGCGGCTTCGAGTGCGCTGCGTACGCGCCGCTCGACTTCGCCGAGGTGTGTCTGCCGGTCGGCTCGGCGTGCTGCATCGACGAGGACGCCGACGGCTACGGCATCGGCGGGAGCTGCCTCGGCCTCGACTGCGACGACGACGACATCGCGCGTCATCCCGAGGCGGCCGAGCTCTGCGACAGCGCGGACCAGGACTGCGACACCCACGTCGACGAGCAGTTCACGGACTGCCCGGTCCAGCGCTGCGACGCGGTCGGCAGCGGGACCTACGAGGAGCGCGGCGAGGCGGCGTGCACCGACGGCGCGTGCGTCAATCCCGCGGCCGTCGCGTGCGGTCTCTACACGTGCGACGGGGGCGAGGACCGCGGTGACTTCTGCGCGACCGCGTGCGCGCCGGAGGGTGGCCCCGAGGACGACACGCGCTGCATCCCGGCCGCGCACTGCGACGGGACCGGCTGCGAGGAGGACTACGCGAACGGCACGGCGTGCGACGAGGACAGCGACTGCGCGTCGAGCAACTGCGAGAACGGGTTCTGCTGCGGCGCGGGGCACGTGTGCTGCGCCGCCGACGCGCACTGTCCCGGCTATCCCGGCGTGGGCACGGTCTGCGGCGACCCCGACGAGTGCCAGGGCACGCGCGGGATGGTGTCGTGCAACCCGACGACGTTCGAGTGCGAGACGATCACCGGCACGCCCGACGACAGCGCGTGCACGTCGAGCGTCGTCGCCGACGCGTGCGGGCTCTACCGCGACGTCGTGTGCACCGGCGCCGCGGATCAGCCCGACCCCGCGTGCCCGACGAGCTGCGCCAACGACGCGGCGTGCGACGACGTCGCGCACTGCGACGCGGTGGGCGGCTCGGGCTTCTGCTTCCCCGACCTGCCCGACGGCGAGGCCTGCGACGAGGCGAGCGACTGCGCGAGCGGCCACTGCCAGAACGGGTTCTGCTGCGCGACCGGCGACTGCTGCCGCTTCGCGAGCGAGTGCCCGGCGAGGTACGGGACCGCGCCGACGTGCGACGACCAGCGGGCCTGCCAGGGCACGCGCGACGCCGCGGTCTGCCTGAACAGTCAGTGCGGCACCCAGGTCGACGTCGCCGACGACAGCGCGTGCACGACCGGCGTCGTCGCCGACGCGTGCGGGCTGTATCCGACGGTGCGCTGCACCGGCGCGTACGAGCAGAGCGCGCCGGTCTGCGCGAGCGGCTGCACCGGGGACACCGAGTGCGACGAGAGCGCGCACTGCGACGGCGGCGCGTGCGTCGCCGATCAGCCCGCGGGCACCGCGTGCGACGAGGCGAGCGACTGCTCGAGCGGCTACTGCAGCAACGGGTTCTGCTGCGGCAGCGGCGACTGCTGCGCCCAGGCGAGCGACTGTCCGGCGAGCTACCGGCAGGCGTCGCAGTGCAGCACGCCCGGCAGCTGCCAGGGCACGCGCCGCGACGCGGTGTGCAACGCCGCGTCGAGCTGCCAGATCGGCGATCCGGTGCCCGACGACAGCGGATGCGCGGGCCTCGAGTCGAGCTCCTGCGGGCTCTTCCCGTCGGTGCGCTGCACGTCGGCGAGCGACCAGACCTCGGACCAGGGCTCGCTCTGCGACGTGGAGTGCCTCGCCGACACCGAGTGCGATCCCGGCGCGTTCTGCAACGCGATGCACACGTGCCAGTCGCAGGGCAATCCCGGCGACTCGTGCGCGGTCTCGAGCCAGTGCCAGTCGGGCCTGAGCTGTGTCGACGGCGTCTGCTGCAGCAGCGCGTGCACCGGGCTGTGCGAGGCGTGCAACGTGCCGGGCAGCGTCGGCACCTGCGCGCCGGTGCCCGCGGGCCAGGATCCTGCGAGCGAGTGCGGCGGCTTCGACTGCTCGAGCTACTTCGCGGGATGGACGAGCGACGTCTGCCGCGAGCGCTCGCCGGCCGGCGGGGCCGCCGTGAGCTGCGACGGCTCGCGCGCGTGCCAGACGCCGGCCCAGGTCTGTCCGCTGCAGCCGGCCGGCGACTCGCGCCAGACCTGTGACGACAACTGTCAGAACCCGCGCAGCGGCTCGTGCGCGGCGACGACCCCGCCGGTCTGCGACAACGTCGACGCGGGCACCACGAGCTGCGGCGTCGGCCAGTGTCGCCGCACCGGCGTCCCGATCTGCGTGGGCGGCGCCGACAACGTCTGCACGCCCGGCGCGCCCGCGGCGGAGGTGTGCAACGACCTCGACGACGACTGCAACGGCGTCGCCGACGACAACATCACCGCGAGCTCGGTGCGCGCGCACGAGCCGAACAACAGCGGCGGCCAGGCGAGCGCGCTCACGACGATCACCACCGACGGCGCGAGCGGCAGCCGCTCCAGCAGCGCGGTCTCGCAGCTCTACTACGACGGCGACGTCGACTACTTCAGCGTCCGCGTGAACGAAGACGGCGGCTCGGACTGCGTCACCACGTGCTTCGACAACGAGCACAGCACGCTCACCGTGCGCTTCAGCGTTCCGGCGGGCGCCGGCTCGTACCGGCTCTGCTACGCGAGCAGCGCCACCGGGACCTACGGGAACTGCATCACCGTCAACGGCGGCACGACGGGCCAGGTCACGTTCCACGGGCCGAGCGCGGGCTGCGTCGGGAGCACCAACAACAGCCACACGTTCTATCTCCGCGTCGACGGAGTCGGGGCGCCGCGCTGGGAGTGCACCAACTACCAGCTCGAGTACAGCGGCGACGAGGCCTGCTGA
- a CDS encoding desulfoferrodoxin family protein: MERRRFLRGSIVGAATLALPSAAVAQRGRGTSACPPARAEWSAEGALTGTQVADASALTEDERTHAPVLTLPERVRAGRPFDLVVQVGVRPHEMSVEHRIEWLEVRLDDRVVWVADLSPDVAYPIVRVPLALREPSQLIARARCNQHGVWMTRRAIQVT, encoded by the coding sequence ATGGAGCGACGTCGTTTCCTGCGAGGCTCGATCGTCGGCGCTGCCACGCTGGCGCTTCCTTCCGCCGCGGTCGCACAGCGCGGACGCGGCACGAGCGCATGCCCACCCGCGCGCGCCGAGTGGTCCGCCGAAGGCGCTCTGACCGGGACCCAGGTCGCCGACGCGTCCGCGCTCACCGAGGACGAGCGCACCCATGCCCCCGTGCTCACGCTGCCCGAGCGCGTCCGCGCCGGGCGCCCGTTCGACCTCGTCGTGCAGGTCGGCGTGCGCCCTCACGAGATGAGCGTCGAGCACCGCATCGAGTGGCTCGAGGTGCGGCTCGACGATCGCGTCGTGTGGGTCGCCGATCTCTCGCCCGACGTCGCGTACCCGATCGTCCGCGTGCCGCTCGCGCTGCGCGAGCCCTCGCAGCTGATCGCGCGCGCTCGCTGCAACCAGCACGGCGTGTGGATGACCCGCCGCGCGATCCAGGTGACGTGA
- a CDS encoding polynucleotide kinase-phosphatase produces MTRRIEIPELSLVLLVGASSSGKSTFARRHFLESEVLSSDRFRAWIADDENDQSATPDAFDALRYVADKRLARGRIVVIDATNVQPEARRDLIALARSRDVLPVAIVLDVPQEVCLERNMVRADRRLPEGAIRRQVRDLRSSLRSMQREGVRQVHVLEGAAIDDAIVVRQPLWSDRRDERGPFDVIGDVHGCREELEALLATLGWQRDERAGFVHPQGRKAVFLGDLVDRGPDSPGCIEIAMRMVEGGVALCVPGNHEARLLRKLRGKDVKLTHGLAETMQQLEVREPGLRDRIATFVDDLVSHLVLDGGKLVVAHAGMKEAYQGRASGRVREFALYGETTGEIDAYGLPVRADWAAEYRGRATVVYGHTPVPSAEWVNQTICIDTGCVFGGALTALRWPERELVSVPAQRAYAESIKPLVKPSESRSAQHEADDLLDVSDFLSRLRVDTKLAATVIVPEAHARAALEVVSRFAADPRWLVHLPPTMSPSATSSREGLLEHPEEALAYYRENGVARAICEEKHMGSRIVLVLARDARAARARFGVSGDERGVCLTRTGRRFFGSDRALEAALIDRVDAALAKSGVWDELASDWIVLDAELMPWSAKAQQLLREQYALVGSVGRASLADADAMLDRAMARGLDAAAQGQLGALAERTKSRRAHLEKYVDSYRRYCWPVASIDDLRLAPFHLLASEGRVHVDRDHLWHMGTLAKLAETGDPLFVATRHRVVELGDAQSCADATQWWHALTDAGGEGMVVKPLDYLVRGPKGWLQPAIKCRGPEYLRIIYGPEYPLQIDRLRQRGLGRKRGLAHKELALGIEALERFVRREPLRRVHECVLALLALESEPVDPRL; encoded by the coding sequence GTGACGCGTCGCATCGAGATCCCCGAGCTGTCGCTGGTGCTCCTCGTGGGCGCGTCGAGCTCGGGCAAGAGCACGTTCGCGCGGCGGCACTTCCTCGAGAGCGAGGTGCTCTCGTCGGATCGCTTCCGCGCGTGGATCGCCGACGACGAGAACGATCAGAGCGCGACCCCGGACGCGTTCGACGCGCTCCGGTACGTCGCGGACAAGCGCCTCGCGCGCGGGCGCATCGTGGTGATCGACGCGACGAACGTGCAGCCCGAGGCGCGTCGCGATCTGATCGCGCTCGCGCGCTCGCGGGACGTGCTGCCGGTCGCGATCGTGCTCGACGTGCCGCAGGAGGTCTGCCTCGAGCGCAACATGGTGCGCGCCGATCGGCGTCTGCCCGAGGGCGCGATCCGGCGGCAGGTGCGCGACCTGCGGAGCTCGCTGCGATCGATGCAGCGCGAGGGCGTGCGACAGGTGCACGTGCTCGAGGGCGCGGCGATCGACGACGCGATCGTGGTGCGACAGCCGCTGTGGAGCGATCGGCGCGACGAGCGCGGGCCCTTCGACGTGATCGGCGACGTGCACGGGTGCCGCGAGGAGCTCGAGGCGCTGCTCGCGACGCTGGGATGGCAGCGCGACGAGCGCGCGGGGTTCGTGCACCCGCAGGGGCGCAAGGCGGTGTTCCTCGGCGACCTCGTCGATCGCGGGCCCGACTCGCCGGGCTGCATCGAGATCGCGATGCGCATGGTCGAGGGCGGCGTCGCGCTCTGCGTGCCGGGCAACCACGAGGCGCGGCTGCTGCGCAAGCTGCGCGGCAAGGACGTGAAGCTCACGCACGGGCTCGCCGAGACGATGCAGCAGCTCGAGGTGCGCGAGCCGGGGCTGCGCGATCGCATCGCGACGTTCGTCGACGATCTCGTGTCGCACCTCGTGCTCGACGGCGGGAAGCTCGTGGTCGCGCACGCGGGGATGAAGGAGGCCTATCAAGGTCGCGCGTCGGGGCGCGTGCGCGAGTTCGCGCTCTACGGCGAGACGACGGGCGAGATCGATGCGTACGGCTTGCCGGTGCGCGCCGACTGGGCCGCCGAGTACCGCGGGCGCGCGACGGTCGTGTACGGGCACACGCCGGTGCCGAGCGCGGAGTGGGTGAACCAGACGATCTGCATCGACACCGGGTGCGTGTTCGGCGGTGCGCTGACCGCGCTGCGATGGCCCGAGCGCGAGCTGGTGTCGGTGCCGGCGCAGCGCGCGTACGCGGAGTCGATCAAGCCGCTGGTGAAGCCGAGCGAGTCGAGGAGCGCGCAGCACGAGGCCGACGATCTGCTCGACGTGTCCGACTTCCTGTCGCGGCTGCGCGTCGACACGAAGCTCGCGGCGACGGTGATCGTGCCCGAGGCGCACGCGCGCGCAGCGCTCGAGGTCGTGAGCCGGTTCGCGGCGGATCCGCGCTGGCTCGTGCACCTGCCGCCGACGATGTCGCCGTCGGCGACGTCGTCGCGCGAGGGGCTGCTCGAGCATCCGGAGGAGGCGCTCGCGTACTACCGCGAGAACGGGGTCGCGCGCGCGATCTGCGAAGAGAAGCACATGGGCTCTCGCATCGTGCTCGTGCTGGCGCGCGACGCGCGCGCGGCGCGGGCGCGCTTCGGCGTGAGCGGCGACGAGCGCGGTGTGTGCCTGACGCGGACGGGGCGGCGCTTCTTCGGGAGTGATCGCGCGCTCGAGGCAGCGCTGATCGATCGTGTGGATGCGGCGCTCGCGAAGAGCGGTGTGTGGGACGAGCTCGCGAGCGACTGGATCGTGCTCGACGCGGAGCTGATGCCGTGGTCGGCGAAGGCGCAGCAGCTCCTGCGCGAGCAGTACGCGCTGGTGGGCTCGGTCGGCCGCGCGTCGCTCGCCGATGCGGACGCGATGCTCGATCGCGCGATGGCTCGCGGGCTCGACGCTGCAGCCCAGGGACAACTCGGCGCGCTCGCGGAGCGAACGAAGTCGCGGCGCGCGCACCTCGAGAAGTACGTCGACTCGTACCGTCGGTATTGCTGGCCGGTCGCGTCGATCGACGATCTGCGGCTCGCGCCGTTCCACCTGCTCGCGAGCGAAGGGCGTGTGCACGTCGATCGCGATCACCTCTGGCACATGGGGACGCTCGCGAAGCTGGCGGAGACGGGTGATCCGCTGTTCGTCGCGACGCGGCACCGCGTGGTCGAGCTCGGCGACGCGCAGTCGTGCGCGGACGCGACGCAGTGGTGGCACGCGCTGACGGACGCAGGCGGCGAGGGCATGGTGGTCAAGCCGCTCGACTATCTGGTGCGCGGCCCGAAGGGCTGGCTGCAGCCGGCGATCAAGTGTCGCGGGCCCGAGTACTTGCGGATCATCTACGGGCCCGAGTATCCGCTGCAGATCGATCGGCTGCGGCAGCGTGGGCTCGGGCGCAAGCGCGGCTTGGCGCACAAGGAGCTCGCGCTGGGGATCGAGGCGCTCGAGCGCTTCGTGCGGCGCGAGCCGCTGCGGCGAGTGCACGAGTGTGTGCTCGCGCTGCTCGCGCTGGAGAGCGAGCCGGTCGATCCGCGGCTCTGA
- a CDS encoding 3' terminal RNA ribose 2'-O-methyltransferase Hen1, with the protein MLVTITTTHVPATDLGYLLHKHPERVTSVDLSFGVAHVLYPEASESRCTAALLLDVDPIGLVRDREGEPLAAYVSDRPYVASSFVSVAISRAFGTALGGRSKERQELAERAIALEATVSVVAARGGESLARRLFEPLGWTVEIERIALDELHPEWGEGRALRLALRGTQTVASLLAHLYVLLPVLDDDKHYWVDAAEIDKLLRHGEGWLEAHPERELVTRRYLRHQRSLVRAALERLEPLLDEESEARAAAGEDALERPLSLDARRRAFVRETLREAGVRTVADLGCGEGKLVAELAKERFERVVGVDVNARALEIAGERIAKLPEHARRRVELMTGSLVYRDARLVGLDAATCVEVIEHLEPERLDAFERALFVAARPGLVVVTTPNREHNALFPSLAHGALRHSDHRFEWTRAELEAWARGAAERRGYDVRFAPIGDEHPEHGAPTQAAIFTRKDGAA; encoded by the coding sequence ATGCTCGTCACGATCACCACCACGCACGTCCCCGCGACCGACCTCGGGTACCTGCTGCACAAACATCCGGAGCGCGTGACCTCGGTCGATCTCTCGTTCGGCGTCGCGCACGTGCTCTATCCCGAGGCGAGCGAGTCACGCTGCACCGCAGCGCTCTTGCTCGACGTCGACCCGATCGGTCTGGTGCGTGATCGCGAGGGCGAGCCGCTCGCGGCGTACGTGAGCGATCGGCCCTACGTCGCGTCGTCGTTCGTGTCGGTCGCGATCTCGCGCGCGTTCGGGACCGCGCTCGGTGGGCGCAGCAAGGAGCGGCAGGAGCTCGCGGAGCGCGCGATCGCGCTCGAGGCGACCGTGTCGGTGGTCGCGGCGCGCGGCGGTGAGTCGCTCGCGCGGCGCTTGTTCGAGCCGCTCGGATGGACCGTGGAGATCGAGCGCATCGCGCTCGACGAGCTGCACCCGGAGTGGGGGGAGGGGCGCGCGCTGCGGCTCGCGCTGCGCGGCACGCAGACGGTCGCGTCGTTGCTCGCGCACCTCTACGTGCTCCTGCCGGTGCTCGACGACGACAAACACTACTGGGTCGACGCCGCGGAGATCGACAAGCTGCTGCGGCACGGCGAGGGTTGGCTCGAGGCGCACCCCGAGCGCGAGCTCGTGACGCGTCGTTATCTGCGTCATCAGCGCTCGCTGGTGCGCGCGGCGCTCGAGCGGCTCGAGCCGCTGCTCGACGAGGAGAGCGAGGCGCGCGCGGCGGCGGGCGAGGACGCGCTCGAGCGGCCGCTCTCGCTCGATGCGCGGCGTCGTGCGTTCGTGCGCGAGACGCTGCGCGAGGCGGGCGTGCGCACGGTCGCGGACCTCGGGTGCGGCGAGGGCAAGCTCGTCGCGGAGCTCGCGAAGGAGCGCTTCGAGCGCGTCGTCGGTGTCGACGTGAACGCGCGCGCGCTGGAGATCGCGGGCGAGCGCATCGCGAAGCTGCCCGAGCACGCGCGTCGTCGCGTGGAGCTGATGACGGGCTCGCTGGTCTATCGCGACGCGCGGCTCGTCGGGCTCGATGCGGCGACGTGCGTCGAGGTGATCGAGCACCTCGAGCCGGAGCGGCTCGACGCGTTCGAGCGCGCGCTCTTCGTCGCGGCGCGCCCCGGGCTCGTGGTGGTGACGACGCCGAACCGCGAGCACAACGCGCTCTTCCCGAGCCTCGCGCACGGCGCGCTCCGTCACTCGGATCACCGCTTCGAGTGGACGCGCGCCGAGCTGGAAGCCTGGGCGCGCGGGGCCGCGGAGCGACGCGGCTACGACGTGCGCTTCGCGCCGATCGGCGACGAGCACCCGGAGCACGGCGCGCCGACACAGGCCGCGATCTTCACGCGGAAGGACGGTGCAGCGTGA
- a CDS encoding four helix bundle protein, producing the protein MYRVAIEFLALAADVSTAVPRGYASLADQLRRAATSSPLNIAEAAGRASYRDAARHFTIARGSAMECAAVLDALKVLGAIDDGDYERGLDLLTRQVAMLTKLCR; encoded by the coding sequence GTGTACCGCGTCGCGATCGAATTCCTCGCGCTTGCGGCCGATGTCTCGACGGCTGTTCCGCGTGGTTACGCGAGCCTCGCCGATCAGCTGCGCCGCGCGGCGACGTCGAGCCCGCTCAACATCGCCGAGGCTGCTGGGCGCGCGTCCTATCGTGACGCCGCTCGTCACTTCACCATCGCGCGAGGATCCGCGATGGAATGTGCTGCCGTGCTCGACGCGCTCAAGGTGCTCGGCGCCATCGACGACGGAGACTACGAGCGAGGACTGGACCTCCTCACGCGACAGGTCGCGATGCTCACGAAGCTCTGTCGCTGA